The Camelus ferus isolate YT-003-E chromosome 13, BCGSAC_Cfer_1.0, whole genome shotgun sequence genome segment ttTAAGTAGCTTAGTAGGCCTCAAATTATCATcataaagacaaaaactgtaagtcaacaaaaataaaagctcacATGACAGAAATATGTTCTATGTCCAATTTTTGAGTGGTTAATACTTAGATATACTTACATTAGAGCTAAAAGCTATGCTTTTTTGCTGGGAAGACTTTCCACTGGGATTTTTAGTTTCATCTTCTGTTAACTTTTCCGACAGCTAGACaggtaagaaaaaatatgtattttaaaaagctataccCTTGGTTTACAGTACTGTATAAAAAGCAGCccaaaaatgtattataaatttaGTTGGAGAGATCTAACCAAATAATTAACAGCCTAAAATAAACATGGTACTCTGTTGAGTTTTCCCCATAACAAAGGTGCTTGAATGATAGGCTTAAAACACTCTTCCCCATAAAGCAGTATTGTATCTCCTGATGCAAATTCAATAACTTTGAAAGTAGTCGTACCAAAAAATACCTAGTTTCAAAGAACTAAGGCATTTGTCAGTCTAGTTGGGAACCTGATCATCCGAAAAAGCAACTCAACTAAGATCTTATTTGTCTATCACTAATACTTAGGCTCGGTTAAGATAGGAAAGATGGATTATCTCCTCTCATTCAGACTCAGATGTGGGTTTGCCTATCAATTCCTAACTACCTTAAACGTTTAAAGCTATCAATTTTATACTGCAGAATTTCTGGAGAATTGTAATAAACTTATCTGCAAGTGAAGCAGGCCTCTTCTTCTGTAATCTCTCAAAACATCTGgaatatattgcatatattatGAAAGGGACACCTATATCAGATGCCCCACCACTAGAAGtacacttttgtttaaaaattgtcttCAGTACCTTATTCAAATAGTACCTGTCCCAAATTCTAGCATGCACATGGATCTATCAACAAAAAACTAAGCTTTCAGTGTGTCAACATAAAGTTCAAATTAGTTAAACCTCTGATGCTTTTGCCCATGTATCAATTACCAACAGATTTTCTTCATCAATGTCTGGAGACCACATTCATGATTTCTATAAGAcagaaataaagcagataaactATACTGTATGTTGAATACAGAATTTGTGGGAACATAATGCTGCAAATGAAAGCTACATATAAATACTCTGTAAGAACTAGCTAAAACAACTTGGTAACTGCACAGAAATCACCAAAATACTAGCTACAATTATGAAAGTAAATTAGTACTGtgccaactgaaaataaagttcatCTGTCTCCCATTTTCATGGGGGAAGATTCTGTCCAGTATTGTCAGatctgttattttcattttaacaaattatatttaGCTAGCCTTTCCAGGCAGCAGTCTAGggcaaatcaaataaaaatggctAATCAGATCTTTCTGGCAGTAGTTTTCTGAAGATTTTGTTTGGATAAACCTAGAATACTTACCTCAGACTTTGCCCGGTTATTCAGTACAGCCGTACCACGGTTTGTTTCTTTAGATACAGAAACAGTTCTAAGACTAGCTGGCAAGTCAAAGTTGGCAGTTCCTAATGTTTTTGCTGCATTGGCTTTTGCTATTTCTAACAGCTCCATTCGATCTACAAAACATAAGAATGTTCATTAATTCTGTAGTATTTCCCCGAAAGACTTAATCACAAAACAAGTTTCTGCTTTTTTAACCCAGCAATATACGGAAGTTTAAATAACATTTCCTGTGACACTTTCAGCAATTGTGGAACATCTGGCTGAATTTATAGGTGTCCACTGCACTAGTTTTACTTTTGcgaagatttttttcataataaagtttttaaaaactgaaaataaacgaTTTCATATGTAAGATGTAACTATTCATGGAAACAGAACTCTCTTTTGCTGAAGAAAATAAGCATCCATAAATAATCTACAATTAAAAGCTTACAATGGGTAAATAAATCACTAACATTTTGAAGACTCCACCAAGAACTTCCCTCCACCCTGAGCCATTTACATGTAACACAGAAACGTGACTCAGTCCCAAGAGGAAAGAATGGCGCCCATCTTAAAACTGTGTGCCAACTGTAGCGTAGTTTTAACCATTAATCTACAGAcgtccttcctctttcctccaaaaGCCTCTCTCTGCGACGGACTGACCTTTTTCACTTAGGCGAAAGGGGGATGGGCTCCGCGACCTGGTCCGGGATCGCCCCCTCCAGCTTCTGCGCTCCTCGGAGTAGAAGGTGCGGCCGAAGCCGTAGTACCGGCGGCTGCGCGCGATAGCGTAGGCCCTCCGGTAATAGGAGCGGCCCCGGGAGCGGGAGCGGCTGCGGGACCGGCAGGACCTCCTGGGGGAGCCGTAGCGCCTCTCCGGGCACCGGCGGCTGCGGGACCGCGAGCGGCTCCGCGAGTAGGATCGGGAATAGCGCCGGTACCTCCTCTGGTAGCGCCTCCGGGAGTGGGACCTCGACCTGCTCCTCCGCCGGGGCGGGCTGCGGCTCCTGGACCACGAGCGGCTCGAGATGCTGGACCGGGACGGAGATCGAGAGCTCTGGGGAGAGCGGCTCCCCGACGCTGAGGACAGGCGGCTGGACGGGCCCGACCGCGACGACGAGGGGGACGCCTTGCGCGGCGAGCCCGGCCACAGGTCGTTGACGTAACTGGACATCTCGGCCGACAGCTTCCGAGCTTCCTTTTCTCCGAGGATCTCTTCCAGGAAACTTGTTTCTAAAAACAAacgaaaggggaggggaaaaaatgaagccCCGGAAGTGAGTCGCGCGGGCTGGCCGGGGGCCCAGAAGGAAACGAGCCTCCTGGCCTCCGGGCAATGGCGCCGCCACCTGCCAGCCCTGAAGCGCCGCCATCGTCCCCGTCCCGTAGGGCCCGCACTGCCCCGGCCACGCACGGGATGAGGTGCCTGCGGGACCCACCCCGTCACCAGAAAACCCACCGCAGGCCGTCGACGCCTCTCTCAACACGGAAAGAAAGGCCCGACAGACGCCTTCCTTTCGAAGCTGAAGACGAAGAAAGGCCTTTCGCTGCCGCtcccaaaaagcaaaacctaCACCTCCACCTCCGACGTCCGGACGCGATCTGAGCCGAGCGTCCGAAAACGCGTCGAAAGTACCAGAAGCTGACGCCCTGCGCATGGGCAGGGACGTTAACGCATGGGCGTGGCTCCCCTCTCGTCCAACCGCCGCTCTTCTCTCGCCACCAGGCGACCCACCCTTCGCTTCGCCCAATGGCCTCCAGGATGCGCATACGCGTCTCAGACCgggtttggggaaggaagggggaggatgATGCCGCTCCATCCGGGTATCTGCttgtgtttgtttggttttctccGCTGGAACTAAGTGAGGGTGAGGCGGCCCAGCGCGGGTGATAGCGGACTGTAGTACTGCCCGGCCGATGGTGACTGGGTCATTGTGTCCACCCTTTGGGAAGCTGCAGGCTCAGGCTGTGCCTTGCTGGACCCTTCCTGGCCACCTCCTGCTGACCCGTATCTCCTACTGCGGGAGAGGGCGACCGCGGCCGAGCTCGGCCAGGCCGCCGCACAGCGCCCCTCCCCGGACGTCACAGGATGTCTGTCAGTGCAGTATCTTAGAAGGGATTTTTTCACTCCCGTGTTTTGGCTAGGAAAAGTAAGAAAAGCGGAGACAGAATACAAAGACACCCATAACTGACCTTTAATCTAGGGGTTCAGAATGATGTCTGAGATGTCTATTCCAGTGTGCTTAGTGTTAGGGAATAAATACTGGTGACTATTATTTCCAGAGATTTATAAGTAGGATACATTTCAAACATACTTACTGTTGTTAATAAAGCATGAAAATTGCCTTGAAATAACTTTTGGTTGGATGAACTAAACACTTCTTAAGGAGAGTCTGCCTTCCTATAGGGCTTCTTTGCAAGTCAAGAAGATTTACAAAAGCCACTTTCTTTGGAGGGAGATACAAAATCAGTTATCCTGTATTATATAGGGTGGGCCCAATCTAATCACAGGAGGATTCACCATCCTGTTGCTGCTTCTGAAGTGTTGTGGGGTATCTTATCTACAAGGACTCCAGAGAGGCCTCGAGGAACTAAGGATGGCTCCCAGCTGACAGCACCAAGAAAACAGCCCTACAACCCCACAGAACTGAGTTCCACCGACACCTGAATGAGCAAGGTGTTGGGGATTCTCCCTTAGCTTAGTCGTCCAAaaagaaccagccctgctgataccttgactttagcccagtgagacaTCTCACCTACAGAACTGGAAAATAAATCGGGGTTgatttaagccactaagtttgtggttaTCTGTTACTGaagcagtagaaaactaatacattcACTagaattttatagctttttttccAGACACATCTTGCACTTGTCTTGCTAGGtgtattctgaaatattttgatcTTATTTGTGGATTGTGAATAGGATCCTTTTTGTTAAATGTTCACTTTGTGTGTCTTAAAAGGTACACAACATCTAGCTGAGTCTTTACACCCAatgtgaaagatttttttttatttgataggTAAATTCaacccatttacatttattggaGTAACTGCAATGTTGATCTTATCTCTTCCATTGGTGTCTATTACTTGTTTTACCTTGCTttcacttttcccatttttctttgcCAGCTTCATTAAgtatctcctcctcctccctcccattgTTCATTTAGAGGTTCTGCAATGCTTCATCACACCATTAATGGTTTAATGGTGATCTTTTCATCtctacaaaatatatttaaatgtgtttctacTCCctccttccacaaatatttacagaatgttTATTGGATTAGATGCTGTTGGTtagattaagaaaaatttagTAGTCCTTTCCCCTACCAAAATTAcagtttttcattaattttaataacagctaattttgtctttttatcttctttctttttaaagaattttctttcttttttttttgaatctaatttttttaacagaggtactggggattgaacccaggacctcgtgcatgctaagcatgcgctatACCCCTGACCTATACTCCCACCCAATAACAGCTAATTTGGTAAGTAGTGAGGAATctgaagatatataaaataaaagctaattatCCATTCCCTAGAGGTACAGAATCCTCTAAAAGAGGTCCCCATTCTTCTTCCCCATAATTTAGAAATAACTGATGTTAACattttcaaactctttcaaaTATATAAGCCTATGGTATTTTTTAGGAATATGGGCTCATTTTAAACATACTGATTTGAAACTTGCTTTTATAATCAATATCCTTGAAGATAAACCATATAGATATAATTTATcagctgtataatattccatagtCTAGAAGTaccagaaattaattttttatcctttattgTTTATTCATGGACATTCATGTGGTATCCCATTTTTCCACCACTAAAAACTATGCCTTGGAACCAAAGTCAGATTCTAAAAATGTCCGAGGAGTTGCAGAGCTCCTCTGCTGGCTCCTAATACGTGGCTTCAAGGTCAACAGAGCCATGTCCAGGATATAACCTGGAGCAGCTGATTGCAATGAAGACCACAGCACCACGCAGGGAGTTACCTCCGAAGTACCTTAGGTGGGAGCTCAGAGGGTAAGCTTAGCTCTCAGAAAGACAAGGTAAGAGGAGCTTGTGACCATGGAGCTCATCTAGAGGGTGAGAgctgaaaagaggaaagagaagctcTGAGTAATTCTAACACAGAGGAAGGCATATTCACTGATCTTAGGTCAGAGATGAGATGAGACAGCTCTGTTGTTAGAGCTACTGTAGAATCATTAGCTGCAATCAACCATTGCAGCATTCAAGGCAATTAACACAAAGATCAATAAACTCCAATCTGATGTGACATTCCTGTCTCCCAGGATGTCCTAAGGAACTCCTGCCATTGGTTCAAACACCACCCCATGTGGGCTTGCCCCTCCACTGCCTGCAATTACTGAGCCTCACTGTAACTAGGCTATTATTCCTACTGCTCCTCCTGATGACTGCTTCTTGGGTTGGTAGCTCCTGCATGGAAACACCAGGCTTGCAGTGCTATTCAGGAGGCACCCCTCGATGTATCAACACATCTGTTTCCTGCCATAAAGACTTATCACATGAGGATGTTATCTGCAACATTACCTTGGAAGCTGACAACCATTTCCACATTGCAGCCACCATTGAGAAGTGTTAGGAAGTCTCCTGTACCATGTTATTTGGCTTTTGGGTGTCTATTCAGAAGCCAGGAAAAGCAAGCAAACAGAACACAGATCCAGATGTGCACCTGCAATATCATTCCCAATAACCCACAAAGGTGCAATTACTGGTGATGTTATTACAATGAGGACCGATCAGCACCTCTCCTTAACTAAGAATGTGACATTTGTGTCCATGCCTAATGGTCACCTGTATTTCTCATCTGAGGATTGCTCTACTCTGCACAGCAGTGTAACTCTTCAGTGCACACCTTTGCTCACTGGAGTGCTGCTCCTCAATCAGACGAGGTGTCTTGGCCATAGTCACCTGAACATCAGAGTAACCATAAGTGACTGTACATCTGTGGATTATGTTACATAACCAGCACAAGGAATTTGACGTCAGTATAGGCACAGTCACAGGCAATGTAATGACGAGAATGTCAACAGGTTCAGAATAGAAGAAATAATGCACAAGGCTACACTATTGGTACTGTAAGAGACTTCCTTTTCAAAGGTTATATGTCATGTAATCTGCTCTGTGTTCTGCTCCAAATCCTTTCACAGCCTTTACTTGACCATACTCAATTTTTGCAGCTTTGGCTCAACAACCAATCACAGATACTAACTCAGGAGACTCAGAGCTTGTCCTGCCCTATGTAAAGGTGAACTATTCTATCCTTAACCTAACAGGTGACCTTTACTTCGAGGTACAATGTAGTGCAACTGTGATGTTTTACCAATGAAACAGGATCTTATACAGCAATTTGCCTTCCATAGGCAAAGGACAGTCGTATCAGCCCATCCAGCCAATAAGACAAATGTGCTTGGAATAGGACTGGCCATTGCCCCCATGTTCAACTACCATTTCATTAAACCCCATTAATGGGTAAGTTTTTACTGGGAGATTTCCATTGGGATTTTATAGCAAGCTTTCATGTGCTGGATGCTTTGTATTATGCAAATGGACGTAAATCTGCTTTCTCTGGAATGTTCTATGCACTTCATGAGTCCACCCACTTAAAAAGTACTTTATGACAGACTGGATTACCTTCATTTGCTTTTCTCAATCCACCTTGTGGATTGGTGGTTTGACTGGGCAGCTTGGCTTGGTGGGACACTGTATCTTACAATGCTTGCTTGCAGCTTTGCTAGGAGCCAAAGTCACATGCCATTTAAGTCCTGGTACTTTTATTGTTATATGATAAACTCTCAAAAGTAGACTTTCTGAGTTAAAGGTTCTGTGTGATTTAATACATTGCCGTATTGCTTTACAAAAAGGTTGTAGCAACAATGTCTGAGAGAAAGTCTTTCTGATCCTCTAGACCAGTTTATTTCCCCTACCATAGGTTATCCTGTTTTCTGGTGCCTCATAGTTTTTGCATTTATCACAATTGtaataaagttttaattaattGTGTAATGTGTCATTTTCCTGCTAGAATATAAGCTACATAAGGACAGGCTTGTTTTCACTGTACCCCAGTATTCCAGACTGTGCATCGCATATAGTAGCCATTCAGGTGACATTTactaaataagcaaatgaaatagAATCTCAAATAAATCTTGAagaccaggcagagggaaaagaagggaataTTTGAGACAGGAACAAAGTTCTTAGCAAAATCTTGGAAATAGGATTGCCCATTTCATAATTTGGGGACAGAAAATAAACCAGCTTCAGTAGAGCAGAGTTTGTGGTGGGGAATTTTGGAAGATAAAGCTGGAGATGTAGAGTTGGGGCAAATTATGGGAAACCATAAGTGTGAACATCAGCTTGTCAAGCAGCAGGGTCCTCATTTGTCAGAAATACTGAATATACCTTTCAAAAGGTGACCGTATACACTGAGATGGTAAATAGCTTTACTTAATTGtattggaaggaagaaaacacttGTAGGATTTGGAGAATAGGGTTCAAAAGGTTTTTAGCCTTAAAATATGCTCTCCTTAAGCAGACACCtaaggtgggagggtatagttcagtggtagatcacatgcctagcatgcatgaggtcctgggttcaatctccagtacctctattaataataagtaaataaatatattgattatattacattaataataataagtatatcaaccaataagtaaataaataaataaaaccaaattacCTCCATTCCCACCCAAAAGCTATaatggcaaaaataaagaaaaatgagggaggagggtatagcttagtggtagagtgtatgcttagtatacatgaagtcctgggctcaatccccaggacctccattaaaataaataagtaaataaataaacctaattacctccccctaaaacaaaacaaaacaaaacccagacacCTAAAATAGCTAGACTACAAAAATGCATAGTCTCACACCTTCGTATGCACTGTTACAACAATGAAATACTGCCCATAATGAACACCTTTAGCTTCCTTTCTACAACTTCCAGAATCCTTGTCATGAGGACAAATTCATTTACTAAaggaattttaaactttttttccctcacattctGCTGAAAGGATTTTGCTTAAAAGTTTAGGAAACAACAGAGCATAGTTGACATTGCCAATAGCAGTTTCCATGGGTTACTGGGCACGAAAACCAGACTGGAGTaagctcaagaaaaaaatgagaaaagagtgCCAAGATAGTAAGTTTAGGCAAATTAGAGGAGTTTTGAAGTTGAGATATAAGGTACATACCAAGACAGTTATCCTTTTAAAGTGTACCATCCAGTGGTTTTTAGCGTactcacaaggttgtgcaaccatcaccactaattccagaactttttcatccccTCAGAAAGAAACCCCCTATTGGCAATCATGCCTTGTTCCCTTCATTCCCCAGTCCcttgcaaccactgatctactttctgtctctatggatttgcctataaTGGACATCTCATCTAaaaggaatcatacaacatgtggtcttttgtgtctggcttctttcacttagcatgttttcaaagttcaaacTTGTAGCATGCATCcataattcattcattcctttttatggttaaagaatattccattgtatgtataccccattgtatgtatgtatatgtggtgtatagttgatggacatttgggggtttctattttttggctattatgaataatgctgctatgaacatccacgtacaagtttttgtgtgaacaaatGTCTTCAATTCCCTTGGGTACACTgctggagtggaattgctgggtcatttgatagcactatatttaactttttgtggGCTTgtaaaactgttttccacagtggcttcaccattttacattctcaccagccaTGTATGAAGGTTCTAATTTCTCAAcatcactttattttcctttaaatattataGTTATGAATTTAGAATTCTGCTGTAAAAAGATGCACAGAATTGGACTGGTGGCTAGGAGAGGGTGGTTGTatcaaactttttgttttttgttctaaGATGGGATATATTACAGCATGTCTGTATACAGATGGAAATAATCTagtagaaaagggaaaatggattATGTAGCAGAGACTGGGCAGTTGTGGGTGCCGTGTTCTCGAGCAGGTGAGAGGGTCAGTCCAGAGGACAAGTGGAGGAGTTGGCCTTACCTGGGAGCACAGGCAGTTTACCCAATATGGTGGTGCTttgggctgaatgtttgtgtcactccgaaattcatatattgaaatttaATCCCCAAGGTGATTGGATTAGGAGTAGGGCCATCaggaggtgattaggtcgtgAGGGTGAAGCTTCTTGattgggattagtgctcttataaaagggATCCTGGAGAGATT includes the following:
- the RSRP1 gene encoding arginine/serine-rich protein 1 isoform X1; the protein is MERHHPPPSFPKPGLRRVCASWRPLGEAKGGSPGGERRAAVGREGSHAHALTSLPMRRASASGTFDAFSDARLRSRPDVGGGGVGFAFWERQRKAFLRLQLRKEGVCRAFLSVLREASTACETSFLEEILGEKEARKLSAEMSSYVNDLWPGSPRKASPSSSRSGPSSRLSSASGSRSPQSSRSPSRSSISSRSWSRSRSPPRRRSRSRSHSRRRYQRRYRRYSRSYSRSRSRSRSRRCPERRYGSPRRSCRSRSRSRSRGRSYYRRAYAIARSRRYYGFGRTFYSEERRSWRGRSRTRSRSPSPFRLSEKDRMELLEIAKANAAKTLGTANFDLPASLRTVSVSKETNRGTAVLNNRAKSELSEKLTEDETKNPSGKSSQQKSIAFSSNNSVAKPMLQKSAKATAEETSSGSPKIDKKKSPYGLWIPV
- the RSRP1 gene encoding arginine/serine-rich protein 1 isoform X2 — encoded protein: MERHHPPPSFPKPGLRRVCASWRPLGEAKGGSPGGERRAAVGREGSHAHALTSLPMRRASASGTFDAFSDARLRSRPDVGGGGVGFAFWERQRKAFLRLQLRKEGVCRAFLSVLREASTACETSFLEEILGEKEARKLSAEMSSYVNDLWPGSPRKASPSSSRSGPSSRLSSASGSRSPQSSRSPSRSSISSRSWSRSRSPPRRRSRSRSHSRRRYQRRYRRYSRSYSRSRSRSRSRRCPERRYGSPRRSCRSRSRSRSRGRSYYRRAYAIARSRRYYGFGRTFYSEERRSWRGRSRTRSRSPSPFRLSEKDRMELLEIAKANAAKTLGTANFDLPASLRTVSVSKETNRGTAVLNNRAKSEKS